GGCGCCGGTCGTCGTCGGGCCGGGCCTCTACCAGCCGAACCTCGTGGGGTCCTACGACCGGGTCGCGGCGACGCTGGACGCGCTGGAGACCGAGTGCGACGTCACCGGCTGCGTCCTGTCCGTGCCGGACTACACCACCGACGTGGAGATCCTGGGCGCGGAGGTCCTGCCCCGGGCCCGGACCGTCCGGCGGGCCGGCCGGGGAGCTGTCGCGCAACACGTCTGACACACGCGCGGGTCTCACCGGAAACACCCGGACGTCAGCGTTGGGGCCGTCCCAGCCCCCTGTCGTCCGCGAGGAAGGCCCTCGATGTCCACCACGACCCAGCAGACGGCGGAGCCCACCCGGGCCCCCGCGGTCTCCCGCGCCAGCCGCGGTCTCGCCCAGCGCTACGCGCTCCTCGGGATCGGGGTGCTGCTCCTGCTCGTGTGCCTCGCCGCCATCCCCTCGTTCCGCTCGCTGCGACTGGTCACCACGATGGTCAACGGGCAGTCGATCATCCTGCTGCTCGCCCTGACCGCCACGATCGTGCTGCGGACCGGCGACTTCGACCTGTCGATCTCGCAGACGATGGTCGGTTCGGCCGCCGTCGTCGCCGTGCTGTCCGGCCACGGCGTCTCCCCCGCGCTGGCGATCGCGCTGGCCCTGCTGCTGGGGCTGGCGGTGGGAGCGCTCAACGCCCTGCTGGTGGTCGTCATCGGCGTCGACTCGTTCGTCACCACCCTGGGGTCCTTCACGGCGATGGCGGGGTTCTGCTACCTCGTGACCGGCTCGCGGATCGTCGCCGGCGTACCCGACTTCTTCGTGAACTTCTCCCGCTCGACCGTCGCCGGGATCCCCACGGTGACGATCTACGCGTGGGTGCTCGTCGTGGTCCTGTGGTTCGTGTACCAGCGCACCCCGCTGGGCCGGTACACCCTGTTCATCGGCGGGAACCGCAACGCCGCGCGACTGGCGGGGCTGCGGGTCAGCGCCATCCGCATCGGCGCGTACCTGGTCTCCGGCGTCCTCGCCTCGTTCATCGGCGTCGTGTTCGCGGGGTACTTCGGCGCGGTCGACCCGTCGGTCGGCGGCCAGTACATGCTGCAGCCGTTCGCCGCGGTCTACCTGGGCGCCACCGCCCTGGCCGTGGGCCGGTTCAACGCCGTGGGGACGCTCGTCGCGCTCTACCTGCTGACCATCGGCATCACCGGGTTGCAGCTGCTCGGCGCCCAGACGTGGGTGACGAACGTCTTCTACGGCCTGGCCCTGATGATCGCCGTGACCGCTGCGAAGCTGGCCGGCCGCAAGACCCGGGCGGGACTGTCGTGACCGCCGCCCTGGAGGTCCGCGGGATGGTCAAGTCCTACGGCGGCGCCCGCGCCCTCGACGGTCTCGACCTGCACGTCGCCGCCGGCGAGGTGCACGCCCTGCTCGGGCAGAACGGCTGCGGGAAGTCGACGCTCGTCAAGGCGCTCACCGGGGTGCACAGCCCCGACAGCGGTGTCGCCACGGTGTTCGGCAGGGAACTCACCTACCCGGTCACCGCCCCGCACACCCACGGGATCGCCGTCATCCACCAGGACATCGGCGTCGTGGACCAGATGACCGTCCTGGAGAACCTCGGCGTCAACGCCGGGTACGGGACGCGGCTGCTCGGGGCCGTGAACACCCGCCGGGAGAAGCGCGTCTACGGCGACCTCATGGACCGCCTCGACATCTCCCTGCCCTTCGACACCCTGGTCTCCGACCTCGCCCCCGCCGAGCGCTCGCTGCTGGCGGTGGTGCGCGCGATGCGGCTCCTCGAGGCGCACGAGGGCGCGGGCCAGTTGTTCATCCTCGACGAACCCACCGCGGCGCTGTCCGGCGGGGAGGCAGAGCGGCTGCTGGCCCTCATGCGGCGGATGGCCGACCTGGGTGCGGGGGTCGTCTTCATCTCCCACCGCCTCGCCGAGGTCATGGAGGTCTGCGACTCCATGACGGTGGTGCGCGCGGGACGGGCCGTGGCCACCTCGCCCGTCGCGCGGACGACGCGCGAGGACATCGTGGCCGCCATGCTCGGTCGGCGGATGGAGGACTTCTTCCCCGCCCCGCCGCCCGAACCGGTCCGCAGCGGGGTGAACTCCGCCCGGACCCGGCTCGTCGTCGACGGCCTGTCCGGTGACGTGGTGCAGGACGCGACGTTCACGGTGCACGCCGGGGAGGTCGTCGGGGTCACGGGCCTGGCCGGGATGGGCCAGGAGGAACTGCCCGGCCTCATCGCCGGCGTCACCACCCCGCGGCGCGGGTACGCGAGCGTCGACGGGACCCGGCTGGCGGGCCGGTCCCCGCGCGAGGCCATCGACGCCACCCTCGCCCTCGTCCCGGGAAACCGGCTGCGGGACGGCTGCTGGATCGCGGGGTCGGCCGCGGAGAACCTCACGCTGCCCGTGCTGTCCCGGTTCGCCCGGCCCTGGGGCATCGACTCCGCCGCCGAGACGGACCACGCCGCAGAGCGCATGGCGGAGGTCGGCACGTTCCCGAACGACCCCCGGTTGCCGATGGCCGCGTTCTCCGGGGGGAACCAGCAGAAGGTCGTGTTCGCCAAGTGGCTGCAGACCGGCCCCGGGGTGCTGCTCCTGGACGAACCCACGCAGGGCGTCGACCCCGGCGCCGCCCACGACCTGCTGGAGGACGTCGTGGAGATCGCCGAGCGGGGATCGGCCGTCGTCGTGTTCTCCGGCGACCACGAGCAGCTCGCCGCGATCTGCCACCGCGTGCTCGTCCTGCACCACGGCCGGACCGTCGCCGAGATCACCCGCGCCTCCGGCGAACTCACCGAGGCGAACCTCCTGCACGCCTGCGAGACCCCCGCAGCCGCCTGACCCCCTGCCGCGCAACGCGCCCGACACACGACCGACGCCACCACG
This genomic stretch from Kineococcus rhizosphaerae harbors:
- a CDS encoding ABC transporter permease codes for the protein MSTTTQQTAEPTRAPAVSRASRGLAQRYALLGIGVLLLLVCLAAIPSFRSLRLVTTMVNGQSIILLLALTATIVLRTGDFDLSISQTMVGSAAVVAVLSGHGVSPALAIALALLLGLAVGALNALLVVVIGVDSFVTTLGSFTAMAGFCYLVTGSRIVAGVPDFFVNFSRSTVAGIPTVTIYAWVLVVVLWFVYQRTPLGRYTLFIGGNRNAARLAGLRVSAIRIGAYLVSGVLASFIGVVFAGYFGAVDPSVGGQYMLQPFAAVYLGATALAVGRFNAVGTLVALYLLTIGITGLQLLGAQTWVTNVFYGLALMIAVTAAKLAGRKTRAGLS
- a CDS encoding sugar ABC transporter ATP-binding protein — its product is MTAALEVRGMVKSYGGARALDGLDLHVAAGEVHALLGQNGCGKSTLVKALTGVHSPDSGVATVFGRELTYPVTAPHTHGIAVIHQDIGVVDQMTVLENLGVNAGYGTRLLGAVNTRREKRVYGDLMDRLDISLPFDTLVSDLAPAERSLLAVVRAMRLLEAHEGAGQLFILDEPTAALSGGEAERLLALMRRMADLGAGVVFISHRLAEVMEVCDSMTVVRAGRAVATSPVARTTREDIVAAMLGRRMEDFFPAPPPEPVRSGVNSARTRLVVDGLSGDVVQDATFTVHAGEVVGVTGLAGMGQEELPGLIAGVTTPRRGYASVDGTRLAGRSPREAIDATLALVPGNRLRDGCWIAGSAAENLTLPVLSRFARPWGIDSAAETDHAAERMAEVGTFPNDPRLPMAAFSGGNQQKVVFAKWLQTGPGVLLLDEPTQGVDPGAAHDLLEDVVEIAERGSAVVVFSGDHEQLAAICHRVLVLHHGRTVAEITRASGELTEANLLHACETPAAA